A genome region from candidate division KSB1 bacterium includes the following:
- a CDS encoding glycosyltransferase family 2 protein: MEKLSLSIFFPVYNDWGTIGSMVAFAVMTAEKISNDYEIILVDDGSREQTKEVVRFLAERFPQVRVITHEKNRGYGGALKSGIAAATKEFIFYTDGDAQYDVRELLLLARAMNDQVDVVNGWKIKRHDPFYRVWLGKMYQYSAKWLFRLPIRDVDCDFRLMRKSAFEGIQLESNSGTICVEMIYKLARKGARFVEVPVTHFFRVSGKSEFFNFKRLVRVARDLSSLWIRLVLLGREN, from the coding sequence ATGGAAAAGTTGTCATTATCGATTTTCTTTCCGGTGTACAACGATTGGGGGACGATCGGCAGCATGGTCGCGTTTGCCGTCATGACGGCCGAAAAAATCTCTAATGATTATGAAATTATTCTTGTGGATGACGGTAGTCGCGAGCAGACCAAGGAGGTCGTCCGCTTTTTAGCCGAACGGTTTCCGCAGGTGCGGGTGATCACGCACGAAAAGAACCGCGGTTACGGCGGCGCCTTAAAGAGCGGGATTGCAGCTGCGACGAAAGAATTCATCTTTTACACCGACGGAGATGCTCAATACGATGTCCGGGAACTGCTGCTCCTTGCTCGAGCCATGAACGATCAGGTCGATGTCGTAAACGGCTGGAAAATTAAACGCCATGATCCGTTTTACCGGGTTTGGCTGGGCAAGATGTATCAATATTCGGCCAAATGGTTGTTTCGCCTGCCGATTCGAGATGTCGACTGTGATTTTCGCCTCATGCGCAAATCAGCATTCGAAGGAATTCAGTTGGAATCCAACAGCGGGACCATTTGCGTAGAGATGATCTATAAACTCGCACGTAAGGGCGCCCGATTTGTCGAAGTACCGGTCACCCACTTTTTCCGCGTCAGCGGAAAATCGGAATTTTTCAACTTCAAGCGGTTGGTGCGCGTGGCAAGGGACTTGAGTTCGCTGTGGATTCGCTTGGTTCTTTTGGGGAGAGAAAACTGA
- a CDS encoding SDR family NAD(P)-dependent oxidoreductase: MENEFSQLRNKPVLITGGLGFIGSNLAHRLVQEGARVTLFDACLEPYGWNWTNIEEIRQDVRVIVGDVRDYAALKEAVEGQAYIFHLAAQVGREVSMADPFLDIDINCNGTINLCRILAETRNCAKVVYAGSRGQIGEPRYVPVDEAHPTEPTDVYGINKLAAEKYLLLYGKIYGFPVVSLRLNNVYGPRCQMVHGYYGILNWFIRNAMTGSDITVYGDGLQTRDYVYIDDVVDAFVRAAVSKHANGEIYFIGSGVETVFLDMVKEVISAVGSGRYVHVPFPPERESIDIRRFVVSYRKFQEATGWQPVIDLKEGIRRTVAFYRERLPKYLNKQREARA; encoded by the coding sequence ATGGAAAATGAGTTTTCGCAGTTGAGAAATAAGCCGGTTCTGATTACCGGCGGCTTGGGATTTATCGGCAGCAACCTGGCGCATCGCTTGGTGCAGGAAGGCGCTCGGGTAACGCTTTTTGACGCCTGCCTGGAACCATACGGATGGAACTGGACCAACATCGAAGAGATCCGACAGGATGTTCGGGTCATTGTCGGCGATGTGCGCGACTATGCGGCGCTTAAGGAGGCTGTCGAGGGTCAAGCGTATATCTTTCATCTGGCGGCGCAGGTGGGACGGGAGGTTTCAATGGCCGACCCGTTTCTGGACATCGACATTAACTGCAACGGCACCATCAATCTGTGCCGTATTCTTGCCGAGACCCGGAACTGTGCCAAGGTGGTCTATGCTGGCAGTCGAGGACAAATCGGCGAGCCCCGCTATGTGCCCGTTGATGAGGCACACCCGACGGAGCCGACCGATGTTTACGGCATCAACAAGCTGGCGGCGGAAAAGTATCTGCTGCTTTACGGCAAAATCTACGGTTTTCCGGTCGTTTCTTTGCGTTTGAATAATGTGTATGGCCCCCGCTGTCAAATGGTGCACGGCTATTACGGCATCCTCAATTGGTTCATCCGCAATGCCATGACCGGCTCCGACATCACCGTCTACGGCGACGGGCTGCAGACGCGCGATTATGTCTACATCGACGACGTGGTCGACGCTTTTGTGCGGGCGGCGGTTTCAAAGCATGCGAACGGCGAAATTTATTTTATCGGCTCCGGTGTGGAAACCGTTTTCCTGGACATGGTCAAAGAGGTGATTAGCGCCGTGGGCAGCGGACGATATGTACACGTTCCTTTTCCGCCGGAGCGGGAGAGCATCGACATCCGCCGGTTTGTCGTCTCGTACCGAAAATTTCAAGAAGCGACAGGCTGGCAGCCGGTAATTGATCTCAAGGAAGGTATCCGCCGCACGGTTGCTTTCTATCGCGAACGGCTGCCGAAATATCTGAACAAGCAGCGAGAGGCTCGGGCATGA
- a CDS encoding ChbG/HpnK family deacetylase, translating into MNIIRLVVNADDFGRAPEVNAGIELAFRDGIVTSTSIMTNFPAFEEAVELAVERRIPVGLHVNLTEGKPLSDASLIPSLVDVEGLFPGKVEFFMRVKRRQISPVEARREIEAQLAKAAQRLSLDHLDGHHHVHTVPMIAEICHDLAVAAGIPFIRYVSRPKYFFPLHAALQQWTQHAVIGKGLKPRLRCADHFWGYELWLAEDKERALDRVIGSLRPGLNELMCHPALLGDGPRTARDRQRANELYALCGEKVKEKIVRRGIVLTNFAEAADRST; encoded by the coding sequence ATGAACATAATCCGATTGGTCGTAAATGCGGATGATTTCGGGCGGGCGCCGGAGGTCAATGCCGGCATCGAGCTCGCCTTTCGCGATGGTATTGTGACCAGCACGTCGATTATGACCAATTTCCCTGCTTTTGAGGAGGCCGTTGAACTTGCCGTTGAGCGGCGCATACCGGTCGGTCTGCATGTGAATTTGACGGAAGGCAAACCATTGTCCGATGCCTCGCTAATCCCCTCGCTGGTAGATGTCGAAGGCCTATTTCCAGGTAAAGTCGAATTTTTTATGCGGGTCAAGCGCAGGCAGATTTCCCCTGTCGAAGCGCGTCGCGAAATAGAAGCTCAATTGGCAAAGGCCGCGCAACGACTCAGCCTCGATCACCTCGACGGCCATCATCATGTTCATACGGTGCCGATGATTGCCGAGATTTGCCATGACCTGGCCGTTGCTGCCGGCATTCCGTTTATCCGCTATGTATCGCGTCCCAAGTATTTCTTTCCTCTGCATGCCGCCCTTCAACAATGGACGCAGCACGCCGTAATCGGCAAAGGTTTGAAGCCGCGGCTGCGTTGTGCCGACCATTTCTGGGGTTATGAGCTATGGTTGGCGGAAGACAAAGAAAGGGCGCTTGATCGAGTCATCGGCTCTCTCAGACCGGGGCTGAATGAGCTGATGTGTCATCCGGCCCTTCTCGGCGACGGACCTAGGACTGCTCGAGATCGACAGAGGGCAAACGAGCTTTATGCGTTGTGCGGCGAAAAAGTCAAAGAGAAAATTGTCCGTCGAGGGATCGTGCTGACAAACTTTGCCGAGGCGGCGGACAGATCAACATAA
- a CDS encoding glycosyltransferase family 4 protein, with protein sequence MSRSVRPLRVGFLHNAFPILSQTFVNKEMIGLEKHGLPIRIYSLLRPSENETDKSFPVERVTYLLDRLTIWKLLFSHLQLAAIAPLRYFQTALWAHHHRNKRVSFFSFLRAMMHPQHAEKAARQDVRLHFVLAAPVAIKMHKDGITFINSHFADAASSFAMLAAKLLGLDYGVTTHAYDIFTPQFLLAEKLGGARFILTCTKHNWEALRERMGPEIAKKCRVFYHGIDTGRFQRNQRPYNVVPKILALGRLTPKKGFDLLLDACRVLREQQVEFHCTIVGDGPQRRSLEDQIDRLGLNAQVALVGAVQPPQTREFYEEADLFVLPCRITKEGDRDGIPNVIAEAMAMELPVVSTNISGIPELVADGETGLLVPQNDVDALAAAVLRLLKNKDKRLKFGAAGRERVIKIFDSPSCLNELYRFYINELSR encoded by the coding sequence ATGAGCCGATCCGTTCGGCCGCTGCGCGTCGGCTTTCTGCACAACGCTTTTCCGATATTGTCGCAGACCTTTGTGAACAAAGAGATGATCGGTTTGGAAAAGCATGGATTGCCGATCCGCATCTATTCGCTGCTGCGACCTTCTGAGAATGAGACCGACAAAAGCTTCCCTGTCGAGCGTGTCACCTATTTGCTTGACCGGCTGACAATTTGGAAACTTTTATTTTCTCACCTTCAGCTTGCAGCGATTGCTCCATTGCGATATTTTCAAACAGCACTATGGGCGCATCATCATCGAAACAAGAGGGTGAGTTTTTTCTCATTCCTACGCGCTATGATGCATCCGCAGCATGCGGAAAAGGCCGCACGACAGGATGTACGGCTTCATTTTGTTCTGGCCGCGCCGGTTGCTATAAAAATGCATAAAGACGGTATCACCTTTATCAATTCGCACTTTGCCGATGCCGCCTCCAGCTTTGCCATGCTCGCAGCCAAGCTGCTTGGACTCGATTACGGTGTTACAACCCACGCGTATGACATTTTTACGCCGCAGTTTTTATTGGCCGAAAAACTCGGCGGCGCCCGTTTTATTTTGACCTGCACAAAACATAATTGGGAAGCGCTACGCGAGCGCATGGGACCAGAGATTGCGAAAAAGTGCCGCGTCTTTTATCACGGCATCGACACGGGTCGATTTCAGAGAAACCAGCGTCCGTATAATGTCGTGCCGAAAATTCTTGCCCTCGGAAGGCTGACGCCGAAAAAGGGCTTCGATTTGCTCCTTGATGCGTGCCGCGTTTTGCGCGAACAGCAGGTTGAATTTCACTGTACGATCGTCGGCGACGGGCCTCAACGCCGATCGCTTGAGGATCAGATCGATCGATTGGGACTGAATGCCCAGGTTGCTTTGGTCGGAGCCGTGCAGCCGCCGCAAACGCGCGAGTTTTATGAAGAGGCGGATCTTTTTGTCCTGCCTTGTCGAATTACAAAGGAGGGCGACCGTGACGGAATCCCGAACGTCATTGCCGAGGCCATGGCGATGGAACTTCCGGTTGTCTCGACGAATATATCCGGTATTCCCGAACTGGTTGCGGATGGAGAAACCGGCTTGCTGGTGCCGCAAAATGATGTCGACGCACTTGCGGCGGCGGTGCTTCGTCTGCTAAAAAATAAGGATAAGAGGCTTAAATTCGGAGCAGCCGGACGTGAACGCGTCATTAAAATTTTTGATTCACCGTCGTGCTTGAATGAATTGTATCGGTTTTACATCAACGAACTGAGCCGATGA
- a CDS encoding glycosyltransferase — protein sequence MKVLYVAGREAEYSRTRIVRKALEKQGIEVIGCFPPDKSFRHYPKLVLKAAREAKTCDLVLVGFYGQIILPIIRLLTRKPILFDMYIATYHTMVEDREKAREGTFKAWLYKLSDVIACRMADRIVLESQDHIDECVRLFRAPAAKFRRIFLAVDDEVIHPRPGKKKGDHFLVHFHGEFAPFHGVRTILEAARLLQDENIRFRIIGRGITYERDRRYAEELELTNVTFIDPVPYEKLADYMAQADLCLGIFGENPRTLRVVTNKVIESIAMAKPLITSRNAPVQELLTHLESAFLIERANPQALADAVRRLRDNESLRVRLGEGGYRVFQKHCTLEVLGRQFKTIIEEMVNNGK from the coding sequence ATGAAAGTCTTGTATGTTGCGGGCCGGGAGGCGGAATACTCGCGCACTCGAATCGTGCGAAAAGCGCTTGAAAAACAGGGCATCGAGGTCATCGGCTGTTTTCCTCCCGATAAATCCTTTCGGCACTATCCTAAACTTGTTTTGAAAGCCGCACGGGAAGCCAAAACGTGTGACCTTGTGCTCGTCGGCTTTTATGGGCAAATTATTCTTCCAATTATTCGGCTGTTGACACGCAAGCCGATCCTTTTTGACATGTACATTGCCACCTATCACACGATGGTGGAAGATCGAGAGAAGGCCAGAGAAGGCACTTTCAAAGCTTGGCTGTACAAGTTGAGCGATGTAATTGCCTGCCGAATGGCGGATCGCATTGTTTTAGAAAGTCAGGACCATATCGACGAGTGCGTTCGACTTTTTCGCGCCCCTGCAGCCAAGTTTCGGCGTATTTTTCTGGCTGTCGACGATGAGGTCATCCATCCGCGTCCCGGCAAGAAAAAGGGAGACCACTTTCTCGTCCATTTTCACGGAGAGTTTGCTCCGTTCCACGGAGTGAGAACAATATTAGAAGCGGCTCGCCTGCTGCAAGATGAGAATATTCGCTTTCGAATCATTGGGCGCGGCATCACTTATGAGCGGGATCGCCGCTACGCTGAAGAATTGGAACTGACAAACGTTACGTTCATCGATCCTGTACCCTATGAAAAGTTGGCCGATTATATGGCGCAGGCCGACCTTTGTTTAGGCATTTTCGGAGAAAATCCCCGTACGCTGCGGGTAGTCACCAACAAGGTCATTGAATCCATTGCCATGGCCAAACCGCTTATCACCAGCCGCAATGCGCCGGTGCAGGAATTATTGACCCATCTTGAAAGCGCTTTTCTCATCGAGCGGGCTAATCCGCAGGCGTTGGCCGATGCCGTTCGCCGTCTCCGTGACAATGAATCTCTCCGAGTGCGCCTCGGTGAAGGCGGCTATCGAGTCTTTCAGAAACATTGCACGCTTGAGGTGCTGGGTCGACAGTTCAAAACCATTATCGAGGAAATGGTCAATAATGGAAAATGA